One candidate division WOR-3 bacterium genomic window, AATTGCCTTGGGAAGTTATTTTACAACAAGAAAAGATAATTCCTATCTTTATTTAATTCTTTTTGAGATTCTTTTAATCTTATTTTCCCTTTTCTTTCTCTTTCAATTAAAGGCAATCTATAATCTCTCACCTTTTTTATTTATTTTTTTAGCTTTCTTTTGTGGCTTTCTTTGTGGTGGCGAATTTCCTTTGGCGACTTTTCTTTATGAAGAGGAAAATAAAGGGAAAATTGCCGGTATTTTATATAGTTCTGACTTACTTGGTGGTTTTCTTGGCGGTATTTTAGGAAGTAATTTTCTCATTCTCTTATTTGGTATTTATCAAACCTTAATTATTATTACCCTTTTAAAACTTTTGAGCCTCTTTTTCTTTTTTATAATCAGAAGATAACTGTTCTTCTATTTTACAAATAATTTGGGAGAAATTATAAGGCTTTTCTATGAAATCTTTTATTCCCATATTTTTTAATTTTTCTTTTCTCTTTTCATCAACAAAACCAGAAAGAAAGATAACTTTTATATTCTTTTTTGTCTCTCTCATTTTTTTAAAAATTTCTATTCCATCCATTCCCGGCATCACAATATCCATAATTACCAAATCAAAATCATTTTCTTTAAATTTATCTAATGCCGCAAAACCATCTTCCACATATTCTACTTGAAATCCTTTCAATTCCAATAATTCTTTTAAGGTGAAACCTAATTCAAAATTATCATCTACTAAAAGAATTTTCATTCTCCCTTTAATAAGGTAATTACGACATCCGTTCCTTTACCTTCTTGCGAAAAAATTTCTATCTCACCATTATTCAATTCTAAAAGATATTTTACCAAACCTAAACCGAAACCCATCCCTTTTTCTTTAGTAGTATAAAAGGGCTCAAAAATCTTTTTCAAGTCTTTCTTTTTTATTCCGCAGCCATTATCCGAAAATATTATTCTTACCTTACTATCTTTTTCTTCATTAATAATCTTTATTAAGCCATTTTCTTTAATACTTTCGACACTATTTTTAATAATATTTTTAAAAACATACCTTAATTGATTCCTGTTTCCTAAAACCTTTGACTTATTATTTAAAGAATATTCTATTTTAATATGAGGCGGAATAGCCATATCTTTTGT contains:
- a CDS encoding response regulator, which translates into the protein MKILLVDDNFELGFTLKELLELKGFQVEYVEDGFAALDKFKENDFDLVIMDIVMPGMDGIEIFKKMRETKKNIKVIFLSGFVDEKRKEKLKNMGIKDFIEKPYNFSQIICKIEEQLSSDYKKEKEAQKF